From the genome of Diabrotica virgifera virgifera chromosome 8, PGI_DIABVI_V3a:
ctcatatgttgttattcgattttcatttgtttcctagatacggggtgttaaaatttttcttacaaactgacgatttatatattgctctaaaaccggttgaggtgtgcaaattaaatttggtggatTTTGAGACATAGTTGGTGCAcatgttttgacacacaattaagaattttatattcaccattggcgcgcgtacagGTAATagtctaaaaatttttaaacaaaaaaaatagtacgccactgagatatttcaaattaaaaattatttttgaattctctGTTCAATTTCTGACGTTTGTTCTATCTTCATGTTTGTTCAtacgacgcttcgttttcatgcaaaaaataaaatatcttaacgcttacaaagtattcgaaatatgTTTCTACACATTCATATGTATAGAAACTTGgtcgaaaactttgtaagcgttaagatgttttattttttgcatgaaaacgaagtgTCGCATGAAAAATGGGAAGATAGAtcttttgtcacaaattgaacgaggaattcaagaaagatttttaattttaaatatttcagtggcgtaccatttttatctttaaaaaatttcagactattacccgtacgctcgccaatggtgaatataaaattcttaattgtatgtcaaaacatgcacaaaaactatgtcttaaaacccaccaaatttaattttcacatCTCaattggttttagagcaataaataaaacgtcagtttgtaagaaaaattttaacaccccgtatataggaaacaaataaaaatcgaataacaacatatgagttatttttgattatttttacgtatattatacagtcttcaagtttggtgcgttcctccccactcaccctgtatacatgccTTAATTGTACCCTCGTATACAATTCCTTCGGGTTTTCTTCTTAGGAATCGGATAAAAATTACATATAATAAACAGCTGGAAGCCACCCACTCATTAATTGAGGATATATCGCTCGATGAAAAAAGTGTTGTTTCATTATGGAACATTATTTTTCCGACTGACCTACAAGGAATACATTTTTAGAGATATTAGACCGTCACGGAATGATAGTCAGTAATTATGTCGCGACATTATGGAAATATTTGCGATAAAGATTTTtgcattttgttaaaattctgtATCATTCTTTATCACGTTTTATTcgtagacattttaaaaatgttcatttatatgtaaataaattctagtttaaaaacaaaatacgTCATGAAAAATAGCACAATGCATTAAAAACCGACAGGTTATGGCAGAGttacaaatattattatatataatatgtgAAAATGTCATATTTTTATGACAGTCCTCTGGCCTTAGtagacctggggcctatagagtcatgtttaattatctttatttgttCTCGCTGGCGTTGTACTATCTCgtttagtgatgtaacgaatgtcattttttgaacattcgccaataagaatgcgaatgcgaatatctgctaccgacattcgcgaatgcggatgcgaatgcgaatattcagttttttttaaatttgtttctatttttgtaatgtttcctaaatttataatgaaaagttaattgatatttagtatAAATCAagctgaatcttaagctttattacataataccaaataataaaaaaaagtgaaggctgacaatgtgattatacaaggttaatTTCTATccatctattgcccttcatttgtccaaagttctcggttcagtgctaattcTGTGGATCTGGTCCCTGCGCATCTTTttaggtcattcgaccatctcgGCTGTGGTCTGCCtcttcctcttttgtagtcccaaggtctccaatgagttatcgcttcattccatcttccgtctctttgtctgctgttgtgtcctgcatatttccatttgagggtagctgcatgtttgaggttaagttaccttttcttaataaaaaaagatgagaagtgaatagattttgattttattaacctaatattatcttaaaattattttttttctggtttttatattcgcaaaacattcgcacaaatttcgcgaatgcggatgcgaatgcgaatatgcaaaaacatgcgaatattcgcgaatgcgaatgcgaatacgaatattcgttacatcactagtacatGATGCATAGCTTACGAAAACGTGGCTCATGCTCAAGAAtttgtaaaaatttgttttagtaaTATGAGACCCTTCTGTACATATCATCGTAATTATCTATTCATTTTTTAATGATGGAAAGAAATAACAGCGGATGCTATTTTTAACAATATAGATAAGAAACATGATAATAACAATTATTCTGGGTCATtgctatcaatttttttttgtatactgATATTAATTTTATGTACTTTCAAGTATTTCATAACTGAACTTTTTATTTTCATCTCGCACAcctacactggggtgcaaaattaaccggacaccttaaaaatgggccatttttgatgtctcgaatttcctaaacctgttgtccgatttaagtgattttttaatatgttctgtaatattttttattctttatcaatatcgctgtaataatattgtggctaaacaggtaaattttcattgcataccgggtgtaccaatgaaactatgttttttcttaaacttcgcatcaccctgtggaatattctagcatttataaaatactcaaattaaaacccaactattatagccttatgttttctcaacattctcttttttgattcattcgcttaagtaGGACCATAAAAACGTTAAgaaatttaacaactagccatgttccttatcaatacagggtgtttctaaataagtgcgacaaactttaaggggtaattctgcatgaaaaaataatgacagtttgctttataatgctatgtccgcaaatgcttcatttctgagatagagggtgttgaaatttttcttacaaactgacgatttatttattgcttaaaaaccagttgagatatgcaaatgaaatttggtgggtgttaagacgtagttattgtacattttttgacatacaagtaagaatttaatattcaccattggcgcgcatacgggtaatatgaggtcttatattacccgtatgcgcgccaatggtgaatattaaattcttaattgtatgtcaaaaaatgtacaataactacttcttaaaacccactaaatttcatttgcatacctcaaccggttttaaagcaataaataaatcgtcagtttgtaagaaaactttcaacaccccctatctcggaaacgaagcatttgcagacatatcgttgataaagcaaactgtcattattttttcatgcagaattaccccttaaagtttgccaattattctttaaaaacacgctgtattgatgaaaaacatggctagttgttaaagtacctaacttgtttattatccaacataagcgaatgaataaaaaaacaaaatgttgagaaaacatgaggctatagttggattttaatttcagtattttataaatgctagaatattccacagggtgatgcgaactttgagaaaaaaacacagtttgattgatacacccggtatacaatgaaaatttaactgtttagcaacaatactattacagcgatatcgctaaagaataaggctataatatattaaaaaaatcacttaaatcggacaacaggtttaggaaattcgagacatcaaaaatgacccatttttaaggtgtccggttaattttgcaccccagtgtactTTTTTTCCCATAGGAATTGCTAATAGGATTCGTTTGGGAGGTTAGTTTTAATTCTCATTTGACAAACGTCTTGCCCATCTTAGTCTACTTGTTTTTATTAAAGGAAGGATATTATATCCTTGCCATCTGTCATGGCTTTGTATTTCTTATGGAGATCAAAGTTATACGGCCTTCTACTGATGTCATTTTTACAGACTGCATCAAATATTCTTCTAAGGCTTTTCTTTCAAAGATAAGTAGATGAATTGCATTTGTTTTAGATTTAACCTTTGCAGGAACAGATGCAGTTGTTCTGTCTGTATAAGAATTTCAAAACATTTGTCTACTACCACCTTTCAAATGTATCAATTCTTTTTCTATCTGGAATTcttttacaatattggaaaaaCTATAAAATTGGCATTAGTGTTTTTTGTCACTTGTGTGCCCATGACAGtaacatattctacatgttttgATCTCAACAGAATGGATAGTTGGAATTTATGTATCGTGTTTATTCTTAGTGTTCCTTATATTGGAGATTTCTAATTCGAAAATGTTTTATTGTTACAGGAGGAAGACAAGCCGACGATATCGTCAACTGGTTGGCAAAGAAGACGGGCCCTCCAGCCAAAGACTTGAGCTCCGTTGAAGCAGCTAAAGAATTCATCGAAGGACACAATGTGGTTGTCGTTGGTTTCTTTAGTGAACAAACCACTAGTAATGAAGTTGCCAAGAACTTCCTGAAGGTTGCTTCTGGTTTGGACGATATTCCATTTGGAATCTCAGCCGATCAAGCTGTACGTGATGAATTTGAAGCTGCCGACAACAGCATCGTTTTGTTCAAGAAGGTAGGTTGTTGATCTCATATATCACCTTTCTGTACCTTTCTGCACCAAAAGCAGTCGTTCTGTATTTctgaaaatatgaaaatttaaactttttaactattttaaaaactttggCTATAGGTGCACTCTTTGCACCTGTGTCAACTCAGCCGACCGACGATATATGTTCTACCACGTTTCAACCAAATCATAGCTTACTCTCTCTTCCGCATATGAAACATTCCAGAATATCTGGCACATATAAAATCCCACTAAGTGACATTTCTTTTACAAAATGAGTTTTTGcgttataaataataaaataatattctataCAAATCTCACCTGATCTGAAGTATGTCTTTTAGAAATAAAAGATTTTCAACAATTGAAAACGCCAGCTatgggattacgaacactcgatacgaatcgtatccgccatgttttactgtagcgccttacgggaaaacatggcggatttCGTATCAAGTGTTCGTAATCCCACTACTGGTTTAGTTTTAGACCTGCTACGATGATCTGAGTTATTTGTTATCTATCTTATAGAAATATTAACTTAAAAGATGTTAAATTCCCCAAATGCCCTGAAAAATGTTTGTAACAAAAGAATCTTAACAATTGAGTTAATTATCTTCGTAGCCCCACTATCCTTCAGTCATCTCTTCTATTTTATGTTTAGACTTTGTATGTATGTTCTACATAATATCGACTATAAAACCTATTCAAAAGGGTGTACCTCTAGTGAAGCTCGCGAACCATAAGCTGGTAGAGAGAATTGAAtattttgcagaattagttgtAACAAGTATTTCTTGTATATTTATTTCTTGGTATTCCAACCCTGTATGTGTATTAGATTGCCATGAAATCAGTAATTGCTTCTTCTGCAAGTGCCATCTCTGTGATAGGTAAGCTTATCATCATTGATatagcaagctgtatctctcttcATGTGTAATATGTCCgtgatattccaattttcttgtttttattatccaattatttcttctcagaacctctttgtttgtgatgtgttctgtccataatattttcagaattcttctatacacccacatctcgaatgattcaaGTTTTTCATTGATTTCGctttcaaggtccaagcttccattccataaaataAAGTTGAAAGACCATAGTACCTCGCCAACCTAACTCTTACCTCCAACTTTCAATCCCTTGTGTAGAGAGCTCTTTTCTCATTTTCTAGCCTTTCCTATTCTGATTTTTCTTTCCtagaagtaatcatttgtggagttaaTGACTGTTCCAAAGGCATATTTGTTCACCAGTTCCACGTTGGTTCCGTTTATTagaagattctcgttatttcCTTGATTTCGTACTCTGCCACTCTGGTCACCAGTTTCTGAAGATCTTCAATGTTTTCGGTTAAGACGACAGTGTCATATCTAATGTTGCGTATGGGAACCCCATTTACCTTTATTCTAGCTGTCTCACTCTCAAGAGCTTTTTTTCAGGATCTCTTCCAAGTAAgtattaaaaagaattggcgacaatacgcatccctgtctcaccttACGTgtaatttcaatttcctctgacagttTTCGTTAACACATATTTTTACTCGCTGCTTATATTATAAATTCGATATGATcgtgaggtcattgtagtctatcttctttggTTTTCGGACATTCATTAATCTTGATTCACCTTCAGACACCTTTGTACCcagtattttaaagtaaaaaaagaGCTTCATACATTCCTAAATTGTCCAAACACAAAGTGTGTATCATTAATCTcatgtccagtttatgatatattcggttatggattgCTTTTAGTAGTAACTTTAGCAGATGAGACATCAAGCTAATGGTGCGTAATCCCCGCACTAGGAAGCAAGTCAGGTCCAGGGCTTTTCTCACTCATTGTCTTTAATCCACGCAATATGTCTTTCTTCTTTTAAGAATATCTGCACTTATTTCTTCTGAAGTAAGTTCTGTATTCCTGTAATTGCTACTTTGTCATTTTGCAACCTTGGCATACTATAccattattaataatttttaattatgaaaattttaataatttttatttttcagttcgATGAACGTAAAGTAGCTTACGAAGGTGACGCTGATGAAGATGCACTCAAGAAGTTCATCCAATCCAATGCCTTACCTTTGTTGGTAGAATTCAACCATGAAACGGCCCAAAAGATCTTCGGTGGTGAAATTAAGAGCCATTTGTTATTGTTCTTGAACAGAGAAGACAAAGACGTATATGAAACCATTTCCGAAGCCGCCAGATCCGTAGCTAAGCCATTCAAAGAAGAGGTAAGAGTTTTTGGTACAAAAGATAAATACGAAATAAATGAAACCAAAAATTTGCTTCTAAATCGTTATTTATTGTTTTTCAAGACAAATTATTATGATTtcatgtatttattattaaacgcTTATTTCGTCTCACAGGTTCTTTTCGTCAGCATCGATGCCGAACAAGAAGACAACCAAAGGATCATGGAATTCTTCGGAATCAAAAAGAACACTGTACCAGCAGCTCGTCTCATCAAATTAGAAGAAGATATGGCCAAATACAAACCAGCATCTGACGATTTGACCGCCGATAACATCAAGAACTTCGTCCAAGACTTCTTGGATGGTAAACTTAAGCAACATCTATTGAACCAAGAATTGCCTGAAGATTGGGACAAAAACCCTGTCAAGGTAAGTTAGTTTATTGTGACAACAGTAGCGTATTCGCTCCGTGTgtgaccatggtggggatacacgaaactatgccagcgcccgtagcggcgaaatatgacaactttggcgaataatgattgaataattatttttttcaacaGATATTTCGCTTATCTTATTATTGCCGTTTtgatgtttattatttatatttatattttcatactgaCTTTCTTTTCTTTCCTGCTCTGGTAGTATATTCATATCGCCATCTATTTCCATTTTGTGTTACACATACACCACAAAATTAATAGTTCAATAGACCCAGCTAATGTTAAAACGTGGTACTAATAATTCACACTGCCTAATGctaatcgctgatataacttaattaacctatgaaatgccaatgtgtcaaaatttgataaatgtcattagtgtcaaaatttcataacagtggagtaaacttgcctgcggttggaccaattacaaacaagcatcacagcgcggtaaatttgaatcactcctcttggtttaaaaacaaaccataataTCTGTATTATTTGATCATCAAGATGAATCATCTTTATGATTTGTTggtctttttgttgtttttttctgaagctgttttcttgtggcataatATTATTGACTATGTTTAATTGAAATTAACCATaatttcagttaaaacacatttATTTTGACTTTCGATTTCCACTTAAGAGGTCAGTTCTTTTCAGAACGATTGATTGAGAAACATTGATATATTTGTGTTACTCACCGGTGTCAACTGACTGGCTGCCATTTAAAAAGTCATCTGCTCTAATTGTATAGATAGTAATTAGTCTTTAACTTTTACCAGAGATTTAATCCtgtaagggccggttgttcgaacgctaatcaacattgatcactatcaaatacttaattactgtcacaactgtcaatgtcaactttggttgggttgccgaaaacataattattgatgacaattatgaaattagttaatcaattatgttaataattgttatgttaattgactaactaatctcataattataattaactatgttttcagcaacccaaccaaagttgacattgacagttgt
Proteins encoded in this window:
- the LOC126889682 gene encoding protein disulfide-isomerase-like; translation: MFRTGFLLVFFLNAVFAAEDIKTEDGVLVLTKDNFQGVLNDNEFVLVEFYAPWCGHCKALAPEYAKAAQQLEQQGSNIKLGKVDATEEGSLAEQFNIRGYPTLKFFRNGSPIEYSGGRQADDIVNWLAKKTGPPAKDLSSVEAAKEFIEGHNVVVVGFFSEQTTSNEVAKNFLKVASGLDDIPFGISADQAVRDEFEAADNSIVLFKKFDERKVAYEGDADEDALKKFIQSNALPLLVEFNHETAQKIFGGEIKSHLLLFLNREDKDVYETISEAARSVAKPFKEEVLFVSIDAEQEDNQRIMEFFGIKKNTVPAARLIKLEEDMAKYKPASDDLTADNIKNFVQDFLDGKLKQHLLNQELPEDWDKNPVKVLVSSNFDSVALDSSKDVLVEFYAPWCGHCKNLAPIYDKLGEHFKDNSDVVIAKMDSTANELEHTKVVNYPTIKLYTKGSNEAVEYLGPRTFEGLSKFVESGGKDDSEDSAEEDAEDDDASKKDEL